In Legionella cardiaca, a genomic segment contains:
- the ugpQ gene encoding glycerophosphodiester phosphodiesterase: MQQLQAIDKIIGHRGASAYAPENTLAAFDKALALGCRYLEFDVMVSADGEPFVFHDETLKRTTNGQGEIGLVTADYLKSLDAGRWFSRRYRGEKIPHFREALEWLTFSNAQANIEIKPYPGTTEQTTVAVLSHINRYWPPNKPLPLVSSFDLAALTLCRSLAPEMPLGLLLDQWDKDWLQKAKELQCYSVHYNKRALTAARVREVKEQGYALLVYTVNRKRQAKKLFEWGVDAVFSDYPDLLS; this comes from the coding sequence ATGCAACAGCTGCAAGCCATTGATAAAATAATAGGTCACCGGGGAGCCTCCGCTTACGCACCAGAAAATACTTTGGCAGCGTTTGATAAAGCGCTGGCTTTAGGGTGTCGTTACCTCGAGTTTGATGTAATGGTTAGTGCTGATGGTGAACCTTTTGTTTTCCATGATGAAACGTTAAAGCGCACAACGAATGGTCAAGGTGAAATAGGGTTAGTGACTGCTGACTATTTAAAGTCGCTAGATGCAGGGCGTTGGTTTTCACGGCGTTATCGTGGCGAAAAAATACCTCACTTCCGTGAAGCCTTGGAGTGGTTAACATTTTCCAATGCCCAAGCGAATATTGAAATTAAACCTTATCCGGGAACAACGGAACAAACCACGGTCGCTGTACTTTCGCATATTAATCGCTATTGGCCACCAAATAAGCCGCTGCCTTTAGTGTCAAGTTTTGATTTGGCGGCATTAACTTTATGCCGCAGTCTTGCCCCGGAGATGCCTTTAGGATTATTACTTGATCAGTGGGATAAGGACTGGTTGCAAAAAGCCAAAGAACTACAGTGTTATTCTGTCCATTACAATAAACGTGCACTTACGGCTGCACGAGTGCGTGAAGTAAAGGAACAAGGTTATGCCCTGTTGGTTTATACTGTAAATCGTAAACGACAAGCAAAGAAACTTTTTGAATGGGGTGTGGACGCTGTATTCAGTGATTATCCTGATCTATTATCATGA